One segment of Alnus glutinosa chromosome 2, dhAlnGlut1.1, whole genome shotgun sequence DNA contains the following:
- the LOC133861142 gene encoding leucine-rich repeat extensin-like protein 3, with translation MRAFFVVCLLLASMIVLLFPTKAQELSRVEIRDYDDLPPYRRICPEYPRRRCRLLLRPPPPSLSPLPLPPPPLPPPPPKLKTPPPSPQTPQSRPRPRLRTRPRPRPRPRPRPRLRPPPLLPPRPRPRPRPRPRLRPPPLLPPRPRPRPRPPPLLPPWPQPPPLLPPLVPLLSPPPPPLPSPPPPQPQSPPPLPPPPPRLGPLPQRPPPPPPPSLSPPPPQPKPPPPPRLTPPPQRPPPLPSLSPPPPQPQSPPPSPQPPPRRPPPPSSLSPPPPQPLPPLRPRQPPPPRRPPPRFHPH, from the exons ATGAGGGCCTTCTTTGTAGTATGCCTTCTTTTGGCTTCCATGATCGTTCTTCTTTTCCCCACAAAAGCTCAAGAACTATCTCGAGTTG AAATCAGAGATTATGATGATTTACCCCCGTATAGACGCATATGCCCCGAATATCCACGTAGGAGGTGTCGACTATTGTTACGGCCACCACCACCGTCATTGTCACCTCTACCTCTACCACCACCACCCCTGCCACCTCCACCACCAAAGCTAAAGACACCACCCCCATCACCTCAAACACCACAGTCACGGCCACGACCACGACTAAGGACACGGCCACGACCACGACCACGACCACGACCACGACCACGGCTACGACCACCGCCACTACTACCGCCACGGCCACGACCACGGCCACGACCACGACCACGGCTACGACCACCGCCACTACTACCGCCACGGCCACGACCACGGCCACGACCACCGCCACTACTACCGCCATGGCCACAACCACCGCCACTACTACCGCCATTAGTACCGTTATTGTCACCTCCACCGCCACCACTCCCGTCACCTCCACCACCACAGCCGCAATCACCACCCCCAttacctccaccaccaccacggCTAGGGCCACTGCCACAgcgaccaccaccaccaccaccaccatcattGTCACCTCCACCACCACAGCCAAAGCCACCGCCACCACCACGGCTAACGCCACCTCCACAGCGACCGCCACCGCTACCGTCATTGTCACCTCCACCACCACAACCACAGTCACCACCCCCATCACCTCAACCACCGCCACGGCGACCGCCACCGCCATCGTCATTGTCACCTCCACCACCACAGCCATTGCCACCACTACGGCCACGGCAACCGCCACCACCACGGAGACCGCCACCGCGATTTCATCCTCATTAA